One segment of Toxoplasma gondii ME49 chromosome VI, whole genome shotgun sequence DNA contains the following:
- a CDS encoding hypothetical protein (encoded by transcript TGME49_240440~Signal peptide predicted by SignalP 2.0 HMM (probability 0.821) with cleavage site probability 0.713 at residue 27~Predicted trans-membrane domain (TMHMM2.0):90-113) — MSGSTARGTVTLVLPSVTSMFVRFVLAGESPGCANAAECARPLSAKSSSSHPQSVWKSYVCAFLPPPFHGTSSSLPYRDMGSSSSEYDPSHALVPFVYLLFALLLADGIVTVLKRLWCVYKHQLRLGSPTAEREGAPEKEGKKDGLVNLAREHSDVRQRCRGRDSGKALSPGPDDELSGQSGEHAEAKCSTIAAELQQLRAEQANAGRVGTANFVAQAKLQRRIIRLEQQLAGTQKNQQSDNSSDDKEHRKPDASFLTKPSGLGSHNSTLLRGVQGFAAQLGGRLVASAVASLFKAAFCYAMVSIGCQWSSQRDVAQHGWTLILPTRFLWPFFQNSGSQWCGFGFMVPFFLGRLAVDELYRHLNSVGLLMS, encoded by the exons ATGTCCGGTTCCACGGCAAGGGGCACAGTTACCCTCGTGCTACCGTCGGTAACAAGCATGTTCGTACGATTTGTGTTAGCCGGAGAGTCTCCGGGGTGCGCAAATGCCGCAGAATGTGCCCGTCCGTTGTCGGCTAagagttcttcgtctcatCCTCAAAGCGTGTGGAAATCGTATGTTTGCGCCTTCTTGCCTCCGCCATTTCATGGGACGTCTTCATCTTTGCCTTACAGAGACATGGGATCATCTTCGAGCGAGTACGATCCTTCGCATGCCCTGGTCCCCTTCGTCTACTTGTTGTTTGCGCTGCTTCTGGCTGATGGCATAGTAACTGTCTTGAAGCGGCTGTGGTGCGTCTATAAACACCAACTGCGACTAGGATCTCCTACAGCGGAGCGGGAAGGTGCACCCGAAAAGGAGGGGAAAAAAGATGGACTGGTAAATTTAGCTCGCGAGCACTCTGATGTTCGTCAACGCTGTCGCGGTCGGGACAGTGGAAAAGCATTGTCGCCTGGGCCGGACGATGAGCTTTCAGGTCAGAGTGgagagcatgcagaggcaaAATGTAGCACAATAGCAGCAGAACTGCAACAACTTCGTGCAGAGCAAGCAAACGCAGGCAGGGTAGGCACAGCAAACTTTGTGGCCCAAGCTAAACTGCAAAGGCGAATCATCCGCCTCGAGCAACAGCTGGCGGGCACTCAGAAAAACCAACAGTCAGACAACTCCTCGGACGATAAGGAGCATCGAAAGCCGGATGCGAGCTTTCTGACGAAGCCTTCAGGACTAGGCAGCCACAACTCAACACTCTTGCGCGGAGTTCAAGGCTTCGCAGCGCAGCTGGGAGGCCGTCTTGTTGCCTCAGCTGTCGCCTCACTTTTCAAG GCTGCTTTTTGTTACGCGATGGTCAGCATTGGATGTCAGTGGAGTAGCCAAAGAGACGTTGCACAGCATGGTTGGACGCTTATACTGCCAACCAGGTTTCTGTGGCCATTCTTCCAGAATTCAG GTTCACAGTGGTGCGGATTCGGTTTTATGGTTCCATTCTTTCTCGGGCGGCTGGCGGTGGACGAGCTGTATAGACACCTGAACAGTGTAGGGCTTCTTATGTCGTAG
- a CDS encoding Maf family protein (encoded by transcript TGME49_240450), whose product MANNGELASFFRKNRVILGSSSKWRRKILEGQGCPCGVISPDIDEKQIRHDDPSILVTMIAHKKADACLEHLTKVSPRCVFPEGYVYRTPQDISEAGENGQDEAMAEDSDAVLPSYHSWSICSDQVVVFKGEIREKPANREEAEAFLRDYSGSSEPAHIIVAVVLVNTYSKMRLEYVDKAMVWFRHMPDAAIKAILDDGMVMTSAGGLVVDDDIMSTYVDRIEGSRDCLMGLPMAVVSQLIKEAVEREGGSCSIGVRKCMRCTDRPA is encoded by the coding sequence ATGGCAAATAACGGAGAGCTGGCGAGTTTTTTCCGGAAAAATCGTGTAATCCTCGGGTCGTCGAGCAAATGGCGGCGGAAGATTCTCGAAGGTCAAGGCTGCCCTTGCGGAGTGATATCGCCCGACATCGATGAAAAACAGATCCGCCATGACGACCCATCGATCCTCGTAACGATGATTGCCCACAAAAAGGCGGATGCATGCCTTGAGCATCTCACAAAAGTATCTCCTAGATGTGTGTTTCCTGAAGGTTATGTCTATCGAACACCACAAGACATAAGTGAGGCCGGCGAAAACGGCCAGGATGAGGCAATGGCGGAAGATTCCGACGCGGTTCTTCCATCGTACCACAGTTGGTCAATATGCTCTGACCAGGTTGTAGTATTCAAAGGAGAAATCAGGGAAAAACCAGCAAACcgggaggaggcagaggcttTTCTGCGTGACTATTCGGGCAGCAGCGAACCAGCTCACATCATCGTCGCCGTTGTGCTCGTCAACACGTACTCAAAAATGAGACTTGAGTACGTTGATAAGGCCATGGTGTGGTTCCGCCATATGCCTGATGCTGCTATCAAGGCCATTCTTGATGACGGAATGGTCATGACATCAGCAGGGGGGCTTGTTGTTGATGACGACATCATGAGCACATATGTGGACCGAATCGAAGGGTCTAGAGATTGCCTTATGGGATTGCCCATGGCTGTTGTAAGCCAGTTGATCAAAGAAGCTGTAGAGAGGGAGGGTGGTTCATGCTCAATTGGAGTTCggaagtgcatgcgttgcacCGATCGACCCGCATAG
- the AP2VI1 gene encoding AP2 domain transcription factor AP2VI-1 (encoded by transcript TGME49_240460) — protein MDVSREGNTPNSVVPTHLPHLDICWGATANVSGWPAADVLPDPAQLPIFCRNVDAESTDVDNSSTSGKGCTTRTCCTEDEFPLEAHNGSTNHRPIGGVCRSVFNMRFRQKSVLQIAEVWKWNEPWV, from the exons ATGGATGTGAGTCGAGAGGGAAACACCCCCAACAGTGTTGTGCCAACGCACCTGCCGCATCTGGATATTTGCTGGGGCGCTACCGCCAATGTGTCTGGATGGCCAGCTGCTGATGTGCTGCCAGACCCTGCACAGCTGCCCATCTTCTGCAGGAACGTGGATGCAGAGTCGACTGACGTCGACAACAGTAGCACAAGCGGTAAAGGCTGTACGACCCGAACATGCTGTACAGAAGATGAGTTTCCTCTAGAAG CGCATAATGGCTCAACTAACCACAGACCCATAGGCGGCGTCTGTCGGTCCGTTTTTAATATGCGGTTTCGGCAAAAATCCGTTCTGCAGATAGCGGAAGTTTGGAAGTGGAATGAGCCCTGGGTTTGA
- a CDS encoding hypothetical protein (encoded by transcript TGME49_240470), with protein MTAMDWDNESLGEKLFVPGRKAASALFTGRYFTLDRTSFVTSRSKPAVYRSNISAPFLQEHHLQGERFFKHCLLTLILIASPVLWSRAQLVTEVYETCTAVEGEIARCGPGANCFIIGGVPTCHCILDVATGLPLAGNPYKACTWDISGNWQLFSHYTDKKDVEKEKKPKAGSMRQVLSPLSNEPFIVRLDRTDALLRTRLAFPAECSLMRETTSQSFSNKLKALLITSDYWTRRISKEAGKKTMEPWLRSMLHRRRGTGQRLPTFVQLGWYGALRFGSNRIDIYSPATGEPIYSLLRVDTLPSFTPSGAPAMQELFKPTTKEVVMMPSSTQFQISVDPPKMPLNLIVADAEGGRNDSGGEMAFTKRQNALDNREAFAEALFREEMRGGAEELMAAASDILAGLTRFTT; from the exons ATGACTGCAATGGACTGGGACAATGAATCTCTAGGAGAAAAACTTTTTGTGCCCGGAAGAAAAGCTGCGTCGGCGCTATTCACTGGACGCTACTTCACTTTAGACAGGACATCTTTTGTCACCAGTCGTTCTAAACCGGCGGTATACAGAAGCAATATCAGTGCACCGTTTTTGCAAGAGCATCACCTTCAGGGGGAAAGATTCTTCAAGCACTGTCTGCTGACGCTGATACTTATCGCTTCGCCTGTGCTATGGTCAAGAGCCCAGCTGGTCACAGAAGTGTATGAAA CATGTACCGCAGTGGAAGGAGAAATCGCACGCTGCGGCCCTGGGGCGAACTGCTTCATAATCGGAGGAGTTCCAACTTGCCATTGCATCCTCGACGTTGCAACTGGGTTGCCCCTCGCTGGCAACCCTTACAAGGCATGCA CTTGGGACATCAGCGGAAACTGGCAACTTTTTTCGCACTACACCGACAAGAAGGACgtcgaaaaggagaagaagcccaAAGCAGGATCCATGAGACAAGTGCTGAGTCCTCTGTCCAACGAGCCTTTCATTGTTCGCCTTGATAGAACGGACGCCCTTCTCAGAACCAG GCTGGCGTTTCCGGCAGAGTGTTCCTTGATGCGAGAGACAACCTCTCAGTCATTTTCGAACAAGCTGAAGGCTTTGCTGATCACTTCGGAC TACTGGACAAGAAGGATCTCAAAGGAAGCTGGGAAAAAAACGATGGAACCCTGGTTGAGATCTATGCTGCACAGGCGCCGCGGAACTGGCCAACGTTTGCCAACA TTTGTACAGCTCGGGTGGTACGGAGCACTTCGGTTCGGCTCCAACCGCATCGACATCTATTCGCCAGCGACTGGAGAACCGATCTACAGCCTTCTGCGTGTTGATACTCTTCCGTCTTTCACGCCAAGTGGGGCGCCAGCGATGCAG GAACTTTTCAAGCCGACAACAAAAGAAGTGGTCATGATGCCATCTTCGACGCAGTTTCAAATTTCCGTTGATCCACCGAAGATGCCACTGAATCTTATTGTGGCTGACGCAGAAGGGGGAAGGAACGACAGTGGTGGAGAGATGGCATTCACAAAAAGACAGAATGCACTGGATAACCGCGAAGCATTTGCTGAAGCACTATTCCGAGAGGAAATGAGAGGGGGCGCAGAG GAGTTAATGGCGGCTGCGTCTGACATTTTGGCAGGGCTTACCAGGTTCACGACATGA
- a CDS encoding cpw-wpc domain-containing protein (encoded by transcript TGME49_240480), with translation MQGILRLFDAPAIQLVQREDTSTAGASEVRTLKEAIIHTVTSELHGWQWHVHRKMPYSPITNELFGRPKKISLREELWLLTVPLSGVEEGSSPLAVRTPHVHGTRATMILLLLFGSLRDRVFLESFPIVLRTTEFFRPRKMRNAFLTVAVALALRSTNAAFVPSGTISGTEFSPDDQISMGDAAGSIVGDSVVSTPPPAAPALEKNAAGIAMQYLAEVPSPRPASAVHVSLRDVENICERDYSQTCPLDYELAGHPFGSSSLICGPGPAYDGPCKGDLLDLSEVKSTRAKKTWASRCMRDWPCVQCSHQYSAQCPTGWRPSEGSASACTATADYGGPCAREIVDFDAFNIPLKKEWSARCRAWCKFLWWPT, from the exons ATGCAAGGAATCTTGAGACTTTTTGATGCCCCAGCGATTCAACTTGTCCAGCGGGAGGACACATCTACAGCTGGGGCCTCTGAGGTGCGTACCCTGAAAGAGGCTATTATACACACTGTGACATCTGAGTTGCATGGATGGCAATGGCATGTTCACCGCAAAATGCCATATTCACCCATCACTAATGAGCTGTTTGGCCGACCTAAAAAGATTTCGCTTCGGGAGGAACTATGGCTCCTTACAGTCCCACTCAGTGGAGTGGAGGAAGGCAGCTCCCCACTTGCTGTACGAACACCTCACGTTCATGGCACACGCGCCACAATGATTTTGTTGCTACTTTTCGGAAGCTTACGGGATCGAGTATTCCTGGAGAGTTTTCCGATCGTGCTTCGAACGACTGAGTTTTTTAGGCCTAGAAAGATGCGGAACGCATTTCTAACTGTGGCCGTGGCATTGGCTCTGAGATCGACGAATGCAGCTTTCGTGCCGTCGGGC ACGATTTCTGGGACTGAATTCTCTCCTGATGACCAAATCAGCATGGGAGACGCTGCTG GAAGCATTGTCGGTGATTCTGTTGTTTCCACTCCACCTCCGGCTGCGCCCGCCCTTGAGAAAAATGCCGCTGGAATC GCAATGCAGTATCTGGCAGAGGTACCTTCACCAAGACCAG CTTCGGCAGTTCATGTTAGCCTTCGGGACGTCGAAAACATTTGCGAACGAGATTATTCGCAGAC TTGCCCGCTG GACTATGAATTAGCTGGACATCCGTTTG GATCCAGTTCTCTCATCTGCGGCCCTGGTCCCGCATACGATG GGCCCTGCAAGGGTGACTTGCTGGACCTTTCTGAAGT CAAATCCACCAGGGCAAAGAAAACATGGGCGTCTCGTTGTATGAGAGATTGGCCATGTGTGCAATGTAGCCACCAGTATTCGGCCCAGTGCCCGACGGGATGGAGGCCTTCAGAAG GATCGGCGAGCGCCTGCACGGCGACCGCAG ATTATGGTGGTCCATGCGCACGAGAGATAGTAGACTTCGATGCTTTTAACATACCACTAAAGAAGGAGTGGAGCGCCCGATGCAGGGCATGGTGTAAGTTTTTGTGGTGGCCCACATAA
- a CDS encoding hypothetical protein (encoded by transcript TGME49_240490), whose protein sequence is MAKMGTDCASDVAVSNVDEQKYSSSAPGSSGTAADDDVTGGKSRCPRQAWESPTLPRERLCNSVVPDFPESRGAVVWKNNVLKSSFRDDDFFKVRMQNGDHVHLLTQFTRSVSANNNDDDAVVVLDDPGEDLSRLIREFSNQA, encoded by the coding sequence ATGGCCAAGATGGGGACTGACTGTGCATCAGATGTTGCCGTCTCAAATGTTGACGAGCAGAAATACAGCTCTAGCGCACCGGGATCATCAGGCACTGCTGCTGACGACGATGTGACTGGCGGCAAAAGTCGTTGTCCAAGGCAGGCATGGGAATCGCCAACTCTCCCACGTGAGCGATTGTGCAACTCTGTAGTGCCTGATTTTCCTGAGTCACGGGGAGCTGTCGTCTGGAAGAATAATGTGCTGAAGAGTTCCTTCCGCGACGACGACTTCTTTAAAGTTAGGATGCAGAACGGCGACCATGTACACCTCCTGACACAGTTCACTAGATCTGTTTCTGCAAATAACAATGACGACGATGCTGTTGTTGTGCTGGATGATCCTGGTGAAGACCTGAGCCGTCTTATTCGCGAGTTCTCTAACCAGGCGTAA